The Acetivibrio saccincola genome window below encodes:
- a CDS encoding methyltransferase domain-containing protein: protein MKVLKGKTTVDFFDFDKITEGYNSIIVDIGTGNGRFVYKNAKKNPDIFYVGIDPVSENMAEYASKSIKKPSKGGISNALYVVAAAEEMPRELYNKADKIYVNLPWGSLLEGVVKGNPVILNNIVNISKPSKAHLEIWFTYNDLHEAGEISRRNLPSLSVEYIEKTLFPIYQSCGIDIFQIDIVDNEDLKEFDTQWSKRLGFGRARDVFRIKAVIKK from the coding sequence TTGAAGGTACTAAAGGGAAAAACAACAGTTGATTTTTTTGATTTTGACAAAATAACTGAAGGATACAATTCAATAATTGTGGACATTGGGACGGGCAATGGCAGATTTGTATATAAAAATGCTAAAAAAAACCCCGACATTTTTTATGTAGGAATTGACCCCGTCTCTGAAAACATGGCAGAATACGCCTCAAAATCCATAAAGAAGCCGTCTAAAGGGGGTATTTCCAACGCCCTTTATGTTGTTGCAGCTGCAGAAGAAATGCCACGGGAACTATACAATAAAGCAGACAAAATATATGTAAACCTTCCCTGGGGAAGTTTGCTGGAGGGAGTGGTAAAGGGAAACCCTGTCATATTAAATAACATTGTAAATATTTCCAAGCCCTCAAAGGCTCATTTGGAAATTTGGTTTACATATAACGACCTTCATGAAGCAGGGGAAATCAGCCGGAGAAATCTCCCTTCCCTTTCTGTTGAATACATTGAAAAAACCCTTTTTCCAATATATCAGTCCTGTGGAATTGATATTTTTCAAATTGACATAGTGGACAATGAGGATTTAAAAGAATTTGACACCCAGTGGTCAAAAAGGCTAGGCTTTGGAAGAGCCAGAGATGTATTTAGAATAAAAGCTGTTATAAAAAAATAA
- a CDS encoding sigma factor, protein MTLSKEDTEDILQETFISVFKNLYKYNSSWKITTWLYKIAVNVNKNVNKADKSVNTSMAQIVRKIKKFRRIKAGLKSCKGDVGLMARRRKKYGFSFSWKRATGISGMKQKIARKTGIPTTKTGRQQKIGRIVTGGGCLVSIIGFIAVLFTIILIFT, encoded by the coding sequence ATGACGTTATCAAAGGAAGATACGGAGGACATCCTTCAAGAAACATTTATAAGTGTATTTAAAAACCTTTATAAATATAATAGCAGCTGGAAAATTACCACCTGGCTTTATAAAATTGCCGTTAATGTTAATAAAAATGTAAATAAAGCCGATAAAAGTGTAAATACTTCTATGGCACAAATTGTCAGGAAAATTAAGAAATTCAGACGGATTAAGGCTGGTTTAAAATCTTGTAAAGGAGATGTTGGCTTAATGGCACGGAGAAGAAAAAAATACGGATTTAGTTTTTCCTGGAAAAGGGCAACCGGAATATCCGGTATGAAACAAAAAATAGCCAGAAAAACAGGGATACCCACTACTAAAACCGGAAGGCAGCAAAAAATAGGAAGGATAGTGACCGGCGGCGGATGCTTGGTAAGTATAATAGGTTTTATAGCAGTTTTATTCACAATAATTTTAATTTTCACATAA
- the wrbA gene encoding NAD(P)H:quinone oxidoreductase: MKILIVFYSAYGHTYRMAEAVAEGAREVEGAEVILRRVPETLPEDLLKQIGAFDAAKVFEHIPICTVDELAEADAIIFGTPTRFGNMAGQMRQFLDGTGGLWAKGALVGKIGSVFTSTATQHGGQESTILSFHTTLLHHGMIIVGLPYTFTEQNTLEEIMGGSPYGAATIAGNDGSRMPSEKELAGARFQGKYVAEIAAKLTK; encoded by the coding sequence ATGAAAATACTAATTGTATTTTATTCTGCTTACGGACACACGTACAGAATGGCAGAAGCTGTTGCTGAAGGGGCACGGGAAGTTGAAGGTGCGGAAGTTATTTTAAGAAGAGTACCTGAAACCCTCCCCGAAGACTTACTAAAACAAATTGGAGCTTTCGATGCTGCAAAAGTCTTTGAACATATACCCATATGCACCGTTGATGAATTGGCTGAAGCGGATGCAATAATTTTCGGAACCCCTACCCGTTTTGGAAATATGGCAGGACAAATGAGGCAGTTTTTAGACGGAACAGGGGGACTTTGGGCAAAAGGTGCACTGGTTGGAAAGATCGGCAGTGTATTCACAAGTACTGCCACACAGCATGGCGGCCAGGAATCAACTATACTAAGCTTTCATACCACATTACTTCACCACGGAATGATTATTGTAGGTCTGCCTTATACTTTTACCGAACAAAATACACTGGAAGAAATTATGGGCGGTTCTCCATACGGAGCTGCAACCATTGCCGGAAATGACGGAAGCAGGATGCCGTCTGAAAAAGAACTGGCCGGTGCCAGATTCCAAGGAAAATATGTAGCTGAAATTGCAGCTAAACTAACAAAATAA
- a CDS encoding dockerin type I domain-containing protein, with the protein MLKRVNTIICVLVMLCTVFIFPKNNVLSSEWEVKVGKGSYSTVLPPGAENVLPTIYRTNNLKGPMSTNDWWSSTAFLRYSERQYPHPLAVINKKEGIQVYYPGPSIFANKDAICGWMNLPEDTPDDFTIGHSQVQVFPDTRWMYRAMSDPADAINQMEAGIDDSSNWLEAGNSKAHTYHWIHNFNAVGHVYRNVTSSHPVYAVFNKEGKKTYVAYNYGNSPITVSFSDGKTVNVPPGSMAVSAEEATGESLVIDDFNSSAQWDSAKNDLGEKIIRNGGLYNLEANTNLYFFYNGGNSPESFDTYINRDISSYSHLVLNIKGGSGGEEKSVRIILNDGSNHGVSLSDYGNLTTEYKEIKIPLKDFGANLKNVNYLRIEGTGTAKVLRIEEIRLSKTGTVLVYGDLDGDGIINSNDYVLISRYILEVINNLPGPYAKEAADLNGDGRIDTLDAAILKRYLLEIINEFPVGNYRFIILLV; encoded by the coding sequence TTGCTTAAGAGGGTTAATACAATAATTTGTGTTTTGGTAATGCTGTGCACAGTTTTTATATTTCCAAAGAATAATGTATTGTCATCTGAATGGGAAGTAAAAGTGGGAAAGGGAAGCTATTCCACTGTTTTGCCCCCGGGTGCGGAAAATGTCCTGCCCACAATATACAGGACGAATAATTTAAAAGGACCCATGTCAACAAATGACTGGTGGAGTTCTACAGCTTTTTTGCGGTATTCAGAGAGACAATACCCCCATCCCCTTGCAGTGATAAATAAAAAAGAAGGTATACAGGTATATTACCCGGGACCTTCAATATTTGCAAACAAGGATGCCATTTGTGGATGGATGAACTTGCCGGAAGATACTCCTGATGATTTTACAATAGGGCATTCCCAAGTCCAGGTATTTCCTGATACAAGATGGATGTACCGGGCAATGTCAGACCCTGCTGATGCAATAAACCAGATGGAGGCAGGCATTGACGACAGCTCAAACTGGTTGGAGGCCGGAAATTCAAAAGCACACACTTATCATTGGATACATAATTTTAATGCCGTTGGCCATGTGTACAGAAATGTTACTTCCAGTCACCCGGTTTATGCTGTGTTTAATAAAGAGGGGAAAAAGACATATGTGGCTTATAACTACGGGAATTCCCCAATAACGGTATCTTTTTCAGACGGAAAAACCGTGAATGTGCCTCCAGGGTCCATGGCTGTATCGGCAGAGGAAGCTACGGGTGAGAGTTTGGTTATAGATGATTTTAACAGTTCTGCCCAATGGGATTCTGCTAAAAATGATTTGGGGGAAAAGATTATTAGAAATGGCGGGCTTTACAATTTAGAAGCCAATACCAATTTGTATTTTTTCTATAATGGAGGAAACAGTCCTGAATCCTTTGATACATATATAAACAGGGATATTTCTTCTTACAGTCATCTTGTTTTAAATATAAAGGGAGGCTCCGGCGGGGAAGAAAAGTCTGTAAGGATTATTTTAAACGACGGCTCAAATCACGGTGTTTCCCTGTCAGACTACGGGAATTTGACTACAGAATATAAAGAAATTAAAATACCCCTTAAAGATTTCGGGGCAAATTTAAAGAATGTGAATTACTTGAGAATTGAGGGGACGGGAACTGCTAAAGTTTTGAGAATAGAGGAAATAAGACTTTCTAAAACCGGGACGGTTTTGGTATATGGGGATCTTGATGGCGATGGGATTATAAATTCAAATGACTATGTATTAATTTCAAGATATATATTAGAGGTTATAAATAATTTACCCGGCCCCTATGCTAAAGAGGCGGCGGATTTAAACGGAGACGGCAGGATAGATACACTGGATGCCGCTATTTTGAAAAGATATTTGCTTGAGATAATTAATGAGTTTCCAGTAGGAAATTACAGATTTATTATTTTGTTAGTTTAG